Proteins co-encoded in one Hymenobacter swuensis DY53 genomic window:
- a CDS encoding DUF7935 family protein, producing MDSTAYIFDLLKIILPALIVAGAIYYLFQQFLEREQQRRLIEMRLEASKTTLPLRLQALERVTLLLERISPNNLLVRVNSAGLPAADYHRLLLQEIRAEVEHNLSQQLYMQPETWAAVKQAQETVVNLISTQFRSLPNPQEARGPELARRVLERLMTDEPDPTAAALQAVKREAVAMF from the coding sequence ATGGATTCAACTGCGTATATCTTCGACCTGCTCAAAATTATTCTGCCGGCACTCATTGTGGCCGGGGCTATCTATTACCTGTTTCAGCAGTTTCTGGAGCGGGAGCAGCAGCGCCGCCTCATTGAGATGCGCCTAGAAGCCAGCAAAACTACTTTGCCGCTGCGGCTGCAGGCACTGGAACGCGTGACGCTGCTGCTGGAGCGCATCAGCCCCAACAACCTGCTGGTGCGCGTAAACAGCGCCGGCCTGCCCGCCGCCGACTACCACCGCTTGCTACTGCAGGAAATCAGGGCCGAGGTGGAACACAACCTGAGCCAGCAGCTCTACATGCAGCCCGAAACCTGGGCGGCAGTGAAACAGGCGCAGGAAACGGTAGTCAACCTTATCAGCACCCAGTTCCGCAGCTTGCCCAACCCCCAGGAAGCCCGGGGACCGGAGCTGGCCCGCCGGGTGCTGGAACGCCTCATGACCGACGAGCCCGATCCTACGGCCGCCGCACTGCAGGCCGTAAAACGCGAGGCGGTGGCGATGTTCTAA
- a CDS encoding nucleotide exchange factor GrpE, which yields MADDNNLPQDDNLSVDADLTAGETTEETTDAPETSEEATGSKTEAELADLKDKYLRLAAEFENYKRRTTKERADLFKTANQELMVALLPVLDDFDRARHHTKDTEDAGAVRESVEIIYNKLSKTLSQKGLVTMEAKGGDFDPELHEAITQIPAPSEDLKGKIVDEVERGYYLGDKVIRHAKVVLGN from the coding sequence ATGGCTGACGATAACAACCTGCCCCAGGACGACAACCTGTCGGTAGATGCCGACCTGACGGCTGGCGAAACGACCGAGGAAACCACCGATGCACCCGAAACGTCGGAGGAGGCTACCGGCTCTAAAACCGAAGCTGAGCTGGCCGACCTGAAGGACAAGTACCTGCGTCTGGCCGCCGAGTTTGAGAACTACAAGCGCCGCACCACCAAGGAGCGCGCCGACCTGTTCAAAACCGCCAACCAGGAGTTGATGGTGGCTTTGCTGCCGGTTCTCGATGACTTCGACCGCGCCCGTCACCACACCAAGGATACCGAAGATGCCGGGGCCGTGCGCGAGAGTGTGGAAATTATTTACAACAAGCTCAGCAAAACTCTGAGCCAGAAAGGCTTGGTGACGATGGAAGCCAAAGGCGGCGACTTCGACCCCGAACTGCATGAGGCCATTACCCAGATTCCGGCCCCGTCGGAAGACCTGAAGGGCAAGATTGTGGACGAAGTGGAGCGCGGCTACTACCTCGGCGACAAGGTAATCCGCCACGCTAAAGTGGTGTTGGGCAACTAG
- a CDS encoding tetratricopeptide repeat protein, with product METTNYLLKRAAAGDADASFRLGYRLAFGRNNPKPIPWTKVVAHWRAAAVQGHFRAMFYLGTCYDYGRGVPKAVDQAFACYKQAAEAGELAAAYNVAFCLLHGEGVAPDSKAAVAWLLYAAKRGDESAQRDLGYSYLMGHGVAEDHHQAVYWYRKAARQGDTKAQFNLGLCYVAGEGVPTSTRWARYWLQKAAGHRHRGARAELRKLQGQS from the coding sequence ATGGAAACGACTAACTACCTACTGAAACGGGCCGCCGCTGGCGACGCCGATGCTTCGTTCCGCCTGGGGTACCGGCTGGCTTTTGGCCGGAACAATCCCAAGCCAATTCCCTGGACCAAGGTAGTGGCACATTGGCGGGCCGCAGCGGTACAAGGGCATTTCAGGGCTATGTTTTATCTAGGTACTTGCTACGACTACGGCCGAGGCGTACCCAAAGCGGTGGACCAGGCATTCGCATGCTACAAGCAGGCGGCGGAGGCAGGGGAGTTGGCTGCCGCCTACAATGTGGCATTTTGCCTGCTGCACGGCGAAGGAGTAGCACCGGATAGTAAGGCTGCGGTGGCCTGGTTACTGTATGCGGCTAAACGCGGAGACGAATCGGCGCAGCGGGACTTGGGGTATTCCTACCTGATGGGTCATGGAGTAGCAGAGGATCATCACCAAGCAGTTTACTGGTACCGAAAAGCCGCGCGCCAGGGCGATACTAAGGCTCAGTTCAATTTGGGTCTGTGCTACGTGGCGGGCGAAGGGGTGCCGACGTCAACTCGCTGGGCCCGTTATTGGCTCCAGAAAGCGGCCGGCCATAGGCACCGGGGTGCCCGTGCTGAATTGCGGAAATTGCAGGGGCAGTCTTGA
- a CDS encoding ABC transporter ATP-binding protein, protein MKTPILEVRDVRKQYAAHTALDGVSLVVPEGSIFGLLGPNGAGKTSLIRIITQITGADSGQVLFRGEPLNPSHIGRIGYLPEERGLYKKMKVGEQLLYLAQLKGIPKEEARVKIKSWLERFDIKGWADKNIEDLSKGMQQKIQFIATVVHDPELVILDEPFSGFDPINANLLKDEILAMRDRGASIIFSTHRMESVEEMCDHIALINRSKKVLDGPVREVRDAYRTQTYEVEGRGRLMVMHPDFEVIKHQERENGHFYDIIRLHAGAVPNDLLRYLIGPGNVEVHAFREMIPSINDIFIRRVRETHPDYVPTEEEMAVKG, encoded by the coding sequence GTGAAAACACCTATCCTCGAAGTCCGCGACGTGCGCAAGCAGTACGCCGCCCACACGGCCCTCGATGGCGTGAGCCTCGTGGTGCCCGAAGGCTCCATCTTCGGTCTGCTGGGCCCCAACGGAGCCGGCAAAACGTCCCTGATCCGCATCATCACCCAGATTACCGGGGCCGACTCGGGGCAGGTGCTGTTCCGGGGCGAGCCGCTGAACCCTTCCCACATCGGCCGCATTGGCTATCTGCCCGAGGAGCGGGGCCTGTATAAGAAGATGAAAGTGGGAGAGCAGCTGCTGTACCTAGCCCAGCTCAAGGGCATTCCGAAGGAGGAAGCCCGCGTGAAAATTAAGAGCTGGCTGGAGCGGTTCGACATCAAAGGCTGGGCCGACAAGAACATTGAGGACCTGAGCAAGGGCATGCAGCAGAAGATTCAGTTTATTGCCACCGTGGTCCACGACCCCGAGCTGGTGATTCTGGATGAGCCGTTTTCGGGTTTCGACCCCATCAACGCTAACCTGCTCAAGGACGAGATTCTGGCCATGCGCGACCGGGGTGCCAGCATCATCTTCTCTACCCATCGCATGGAATCGGTGGAGGAAATGTGCGACCATATCGCCCTCATCAACCGCTCGAAAAAGGTGCTCGACGGCCCCGTGCGTGAGGTGCGCGACGCCTACCGCACCCAGACCTACGAGGTGGAGGGCCGGGGCCGCCTGATGGTGATGCACCCCGATTTTGAGGTGATCAAGCACCAGGAGCGCGAAAACGGCCACTTCTATGACATCATCCGGCTGCACGCCGGGGCCGTGCCTAACGATTTGCTGCGCTACCTCATCGGACCGGGCAACGTGGAGGTGCACGCCTTCCGGGAGATGATTCCGAGCATCAACGACATCTTCATTCGCCGGGTGCGCGAAACCCACCCCGACTACGTGCCCACGGAGGAGGAAATGGCCGTGAAAGGGTAG
- the dnaJ gene encoding molecular chaperone DnaJ: MATKRDYYEVLGVAKNAAADELKSAYRKLAIKYHPDKNPDDPSAEDKFKEAAEAYEALSDPNKRARYDQYGHQGMGGNGGGGGPSMEDIFSHFGDIFGGGGSFFGGGGQGGRRVRKGSNLRIKLKLDLEEVANGVEKKIKVKRYVACNTCSGTGAKNGTDLKTCGTCQGQGQVKRVVNTMLGQMVSASTCPTCEGEGKVVTSKCDVCHGDGRQLHEEVIPINIPAGVAEGMQLSMNGKGNFPERGGVPGDLLIQIEEEPHESLKRDGNNIMFEQYISFVDAALGASIEVPTIEGKVKIKVEPGTQPGKILRLRGKGIKDINGYGRGDQLIHLSVWTPKNVTNEERELLEKLRDARNFTPNPGKNEKGFFEKVKEYFQ, from the coding sequence ATGGCAACGAAGCGAGATTATTACGAGGTGTTGGGCGTAGCCAAAAACGCGGCGGCCGATGAGCTGAAGTCGGCTTACCGCAAGCTGGCTATCAAGTATCACCCCGATAAAAACCCCGATGACCCGTCGGCGGAGGACAAGTTCAAGGAAGCCGCCGAGGCCTACGAGGCGCTTTCGGACCCCAATAAGCGTGCCCGCTACGACCAGTACGGCCACCAGGGCATGGGCGGCAACGGCGGGGGTGGCGGCCCCAGCATGGAGGACATCTTCAGTCACTTCGGCGACATTTTCGGGGGCGGTGGCAGCTTCTTCGGCGGGGGTGGCCAGGGCGGCCGGCGCGTGCGTAAGGGCTCCAACCTGCGCATCAAGCTGAAGCTGGACCTGGAGGAAGTGGCCAACGGCGTCGAGAAGAAGATTAAGGTGAAGCGCTACGTGGCCTGCAACACCTGCTCGGGCACCGGCGCCAAAAACGGCACCGACCTTAAAACCTGCGGCACCTGCCAGGGCCAGGGCCAGGTAAAGCGCGTGGTAAACACCATGCTCGGCCAGATGGTGAGTGCCTCGACCTGCCCCACCTGCGAAGGCGAGGGCAAAGTGGTAACCAGCAAGTGCGACGTCTGCCACGGCGATGGCCGCCAGCTGCATGAGGAAGTCATTCCCATTAACATTCCGGCCGGCGTGGCCGAGGGTATGCAGCTGAGTATGAACGGCAAGGGCAACTTTCCGGAGCGCGGCGGCGTGCCCGGCGACCTGCTCATTCAGATTGAGGAGGAGCCGCACGAGTCACTTAAGCGCGACGGTAACAACATCATGTTCGAGCAGTATATCTCGTTCGTGGATGCTGCGCTGGGAGCCAGTATTGAGGTGCCTACCATTGAGGGCAAAGTGAAGATTAAGGTGGAGCCAGGTACCCAGCCGGGCAAAATCCTGCGTCTGCGCGGCAAAGGCATTAAGGACATCAACGGCTACGGCCGTGGCGACCAACTCATCCATCTTAGCGTATGGACGCCTAAGAACGTGACCAACGAGGAGCGGGAGTTGCTGGAAAAGCTCCGCGACGCCCGCAACTTCACGCCTAATCCCGGCAAAAACGAGAAAGGCTTCTTCGAGAAAGTGAAGGAGTATTTCCAATAA
- a CDS encoding ABC transporter permease produces the protein MSKTWLIAQREYLTRVRKKSFIIMSLLGPLITAAIFAVPVLIATMSDNNKVVAVADAGGLFTQKLPEPKDDISFIRVSPDLATAKTEFNKAKYDALLYVPTLDLATPAGFQVFSRKGLGMTLQRDIERAVENAVETQRLSKAGLDRAVLDNMKADVDLQTISLSDDGERSSSTGVSTGVAYICGFLIYMFIFIYGIQIMRGVMEEKTNRIVEVVISSVKPFELMMGKVLGIAGVGFTQLALWVLLSLGITSVVTGSVSPEKIAQNRVEQVNKSAGTTTSVKAKETKNEGGAMIQALKTADINVPLIVGCFLFYFLGGYLFYGALFGAIGSAVDSETDTQQFMLPVTMPLVLTFVIAQATLMTNPNGQVAFWMSMIPFTSPIAMMMRLPFGGVPMWQLGLSMLLLIVGFIGTIWLAARIYRVGILMYGKKVTYGELSKWLFYKG, from the coding sequence ATGTCCAAGACCTGGCTGATTGCGCAACGCGAATACCTCACGCGGGTACGCAAAAAGAGCTTTATCATCATGTCGTTGCTGGGTCCGCTGATTACGGCCGCCATCTTCGCCGTGCCGGTGCTGATTGCCACCATGTCGGATAACAACAAGGTGGTCGCCGTGGCCGACGCCGGCGGGCTGTTCACTCAGAAGCTGCCCGAACCCAAGGACGATATCAGCTTCATTCGTGTATCGCCGGACTTGGCGACGGCCAAAACCGAGTTTAACAAGGCCAAATACGACGCCTTGCTTTATGTGCCCACGCTGGATCTGGCCACGCCAGCAGGCTTCCAGGTATTTTCGCGCAAGGGGCTGGGCATGACGTTGCAGCGGGATATTGAGCGGGCCGTGGAAAACGCTGTAGAAACCCAGCGCCTGAGCAAAGCCGGCCTCGACCGGGCCGTACTCGATAACATGAAGGCCGACGTAGACCTGCAGACCATCAGCCTGAGCGACGACGGCGAGCGAAGCTCCAGCACCGGCGTAAGCACCGGCGTGGCCTACATCTGCGGTTTCCTGATCTACATGTTCATCTTCATCTACGGCATTCAGATCATGCGTGGGGTGATGGAGGAAAAAACCAACCGCATCGTAGAAGTGGTCATTTCCTCCGTGAAACCCTTTGAGTTGATGATGGGCAAAGTGCTTGGCATTGCTGGTGTAGGCTTCACGCAACTGGCTCTGTGGGTATTGCTGTCGTTGGGGATTACCTCCGTAGTGACCGGCTCCGTGAGTCCCGAGAAAATAGCGCAGAATCGAGTGGAGCAGGTGAATAAGTCGGCTGGCACTACCACAAGCGTGAAAGCCAAAGAAACCAAGAACGAAGGCGGCGCTATGATCCAAGCCTTGAAAACTGCCGATATCAATGTGCCGCTGATAGTGGGCTGCTTCCTGTTCTATTTCCTGGGCGGCTACCTGTTCTACGGGGCGTTGTTCGGGGCCATCGGCTCGGCCGTGGATAGTGAAACCGATACTCAGCAGTTCATGCTGCCCGTGACGATGCCGCTGGTGCTGACCTTCGTCATTGCCCAGGCTACGCTCATGACCAACCCCAATGGGCAGGTGGCCTTCTGGATGTCGATGATTCCGTTTACCTCGCCCATTGCCATGATGATGCGCCTGCCCTTCGGGGGCGTGCCCATGTGGCAGCTAGGCCTCTCCATGCTGCTGCTGATTGTGGGCTTCATCGGTACCATCTGGCTGGCCGCCCGCATTTACCGCGTCGGCATCCTGATGTACGGCAAAAAGGTGACGTACGGCGAGCTGTCGAAGTGGCTGTTCTATAAAGGCTAG
- a CDS encoding ChaN family lipoprotein gives MINRVLYMLLVGLLVSLSLHAQDRPAYRLFTATGKPAGYDKMLRELAAADVVFFGEQHNDPIAHWLELQLTKDLLRLRQGQLVLGLEMFERDVQPLVDQYTTGELDDKGFEADSRPWPNYATDYKPLLQLARQQKFRVVGTNVPRRYASQVAKGGLEALDALPAAEKAWLAPLPLTVDFALPGYQNMAKMFGGDAAHAVGVQNIIRAQALKDATMAYFLNQARPEGHLLLHLNGAYHSDNHDGILAYLRQQNPKLKVLTLSTVAQEQLDKLDKEHQQQADFVLVVPQDMTKTY, from the coding sequence ATGATTAACCGCGTACTATACATGCTGCTGGTCGGGCTGCTGGTCAGCCTGAGCCTGCACGCCCAGGACCGGCCCGCCTACCGCCTGTTCACGGCTACCGGTAAACCCGCCGGCTACGACAAGATGCTCCGGGAATTGGCCGCCGCCGACGTGGTGTTTTTCGGAGAGCAGCACAATGACCCCATTGCCCACTGGCTGGAATTGCAGCTTACCAAAGACCTGCTGCGCCTACGCCAGGGCCAACTGGTGCTGGGCCTGGAAATGTTTGAACGCGACGTGCAGCCCCTCGTGGACCAATACACGACCGGTGAGCTGGACGACAAAGGCTTTGAAGCCGATAGCCGCCCTTGGCCCAATTATGCCACCGACTATAAGCCGCTGCTGCAGCTGGCGCGGCAGCAGAAGTTCCGGGTGGTGGGTACCAACGTGCCGCGCCGCTATGCCTCCCAGGTGGCCAAAGGCGGCCTGGAAGCCCTGGATGCGCTACCCGCCGCCGAAAAAGCCTGGCTGGCCCCGCTGCCGCTGACAGTGGATTTCGCGCTGCCCGGCTACCAGAATATGGCCAAGATGTTTGGTGGCGATGCGGCCCACGCGGTGGGCGTGCAGAACATCATCCGGGCTCAGGCCCTCAAGGATGCTACCATGGCCTACTTCCTGAATCAGGCCCGCCCCGAAGGCCATTTGCTGCTCCACCTTAACGGTGCCTACCACTCCGATAACCACGACGGCATTTTGGCCTACCTGCGCCAGCAAAACCCGAAGCTGAAAGTACTTACCCTTAGCACAGTGGCCCAGGAACAGCTGGATAAGCTGGACAAAGAGCATCAGCAGCAAGCGGATTTTGTGCTGGTAGTGCCCCAGGACATGACCAAAACATATTAG
- a CDS encoding adenylate kinase has protein sequence MLNLVLFGPPGAGKGTQSQKLIARYNLVHLSTGDLLRAQITQGTELGLRAKKLMDEGLLVPDEVVIGMIGSALKTNKQASGFIFDGFPRTVPQAESLDRLLAEHETKVSCMVALEVAEEELVKRLLERGKTSGRPDDQDETKIRKRVTVYNTETAQVAGYYATQQKFHALNGIGAIEDIFGQICGILDQHQPAATEGSRQATDEVKA, from the coding sequence ATGCTGAATCTCGTGCTCTTCGGCCCGCCCGGTGCCGGCAAAGGAACGCAAAGCCAGAAGCTGATTGCCCGCTATAATCTGGTTCATTTGTCCACCGGCGACCTGCTGCGCGCCCAGATTACCCAGGGCACGGAACTGGGTCTGCGGGCCAAAAAACTCATGGATGAAGGTCTGCTCGTACCCGATGAAGTGGTGATTGGCATGATCGGCTCGGCGCTGAAAACCAACAAACAGGCTTCCGGCTTCATCTTCGACGGTTTCCCGCGCACCGTGCCCCAGGCCGAAAGCCTCGACCGGCTGCTGGCCGAGCACGAAACCAAGGTATCGTGCATGGTGGCCCTGGAAGTGGCCGAGGAAGAGCTGGTGAAACGCCTGCTGGAGCGCGGCAAAACCTCCGGCCGCCCCGACGACCAGGACGAAACCAAAATCCGCAAGCGCGTAACGGTGTACAACACCGAAACCGCCCAGGTGGCTGGCTACTACGCCACCCAACAGAAATTCCACGCCCTGAACGGCATTGGTGCCATCGAAGACATCTTCGGCCAAATCTGTGGCATCCTCGACCAGCACCAGCCTGCCGCCACTGAAGGCAGCCGGCAGGCAACCGACGAAGTAAAAGCGTAA
- the hpt gene encoding hypoxanthine phosphoribosyltransferase, translated as MNPDHISLHNKQFEPYLSAAQLTAAIREVAARINQDYAGQQVLFVVVLNGSFMFAADLLKEISLDCEICFIRVASYQGTSSTGEVKEVLGLTEEIQGRHAIILEDIVDTGHTMRMLLDTLGARQPASLEVATLFLKPECLQHELPLRYIGLSIPNDFIVGYGLDFDGLGRNYPDVYKAV; from the coding sequence ATGAACCCGGACCATATTTCGCTGCATAACAAGCAGTTCGAACCGTACTTGTCGGCCGCTCAGCTTACGGCGGCCATCCGCGAGGTTGCTGCCCGCATCAATCAGGATTACGCCGGCCAGCAGGTGCTCTTCGTGGTGGTGCTCAACGGCTCCTTCATGTTCGCCGCCGATTTGCTGAAGGAAATTTCCCTGGATTGTGAAATCTGCTTTATCCGGGTGGCCTCGTACCAAGGCACCAGCAGCACCGGCGAAGTCAAGGAAGTGCTGGGCCTCACCGAGGAAATCCAAGGCCGCCACGCCATCATCCTCGAAGATATTGTGGACACCGGCCACACCATGCGGATGCTGCTGGATACGCTGGGTGCCCGGCAGCCGGCCTCGCTGGAAGTGGCCACACTGTTTCTCAAGCCCGAATGCCTGCAGCACGAACTGCCGTTGCGCTATATAGGCTTGAGCATTCCCAATGATTTTATTGTAGGCTACGGCCTCGATTTCGACGGGCTGGGCCGCAATTACCCCGATGTATACAAGGCGGTGTAA
- a CDS encoding MBL fold metallo-hydrolase: protein MKKLLLLILSSGCAWAATAQPAFTVIPLGVKGGMTENNLSAYLVAPAGSQSYVCLDAGTVYNGVEKAVANKVLAGPVGEAVRTNIKAYLISHAHLDHVAGLLLGAPDDAPKSIYGLPGCLATIQNDYFNWRSWPNFGPGGTPPALGKYQLWELTPGPEMPLENTSLSVQTFVLSHGRPFQSAAFLMRSGLSYLLYLGDTGADAVEQTDNLRTLWQMVAPLVKAGQLKAICIEASYANAQPEKQLFGHLTPALLMREMAVLSQLAGPGAVRGLPVVVTHIKPTAGNEEAIRRQLQEANTLQLRLVFPEQGQRLDF from the coding sequence ATGAAGAAGTTGCTTCTCCTTATACTTAGTAGCGGCTGCGCATGGGCGGCAACTGCCCAGCCCGCTTTTACCGTTATTCCCCTCGGAGTAAAGGGCGGGATGACGGAAAATAACCTCTCGGCATATCTGGTAGCCCCAGCCGGTTCTCAGTCCTACGTTTGTCTGGATGCGGGCACGGTGTATAACGGCGTGGAAAAAGCGGTAGCAAATAAGGTGCTGGCCGGCCCCGTAGGCGAAGCGGTGCGCACCAACATTAAAGCCTACCTGATTTCTCACGCCCACCTCGACCACGTAGCCGGCTTGTTGCTGGGCGCGCCCGATGATGCACCGAAAAGCATCTACGGCCTGCCTGGTTGCCTAGCGACTATTCAGAACGACTACTTCAACTGGCGGTCCTGGCCCAACTTCGGGCCCGGCGGTACCCCACCCGCGCTGGGCAAATACCAGCTGTGGGAACTAACGCCCGGCCCGGAAATGCCCCTCGAAAACACCTCATTGAGCGTGCAGACCTTCGTGCTCAGCCACGGTCGGCCTTTCCAGAGTGCCGCGTTTCTGATGCGTAGCGGCCTCAGCTACCTACTATACCTCGGCGACACCGGGGCCGATGCCGTGGAGCAGACTGATAATCTGCGTACCCTGTGGCAGATGGTGGCTCCGCTGGTAAAAGCCGGCCAGCTGAAAGCCATTTGCATAGAAGCCTCCTACGCCAATGCCCAGCCGGAAAAACAGCTGTTTGGCCATCTTACACCGGCTTTACTGATGCGTGAAATGGCGGTGTTAAGTCAGCTGGCCGGTCCCGGGGCGGTACGCGGCTTGCCCGTCGTCGTCACCCATATCAAGCCCACAGCCGGCAACGAGGAGGCCATCCGCCGGCAGCTGCAGGAGGCAAATACGCTGCAGCTCCGGCTGGTTTTTCCGGAGCAAGGACAACGACTGGATTTTTAA
- the obgE gene encoding GTPase ObgE: protein MASNNFIDYVKINCRSGKGGAGSHHFFRAKGLPNGGPDGGDGGRGGHIILEGSTQLWTLLHLQYQKHLIAQAGENGGENLRSGKQGEDIIIQVPLGTVARDAETGEKKLEITEEGQRLILTPGGRGGLGNDHFKSATNQAPQYAQPGEPGIDEWVILELKLLADVGLVGFPNAGKSTLLSVVSAAKPKIADYAFTTLTPNLGVVAYRDYKSFVMADIPGIIEGAAEGKGLGTRFLRHIERNSILLFMISCDSPDINAEYGVLLNELEQFNPELLEKRRLLAVTKSDMLDEELEDEIRASLPTDLPTVFISSLANKNIQKLKDLIWEALHTQG from the coding sequence GTGGCTTCCAATAATTTCATCGACTACGTCAAAATCAACTGTCGCTCAGGTAAGGGCGGGGCGGGTTCGCACCACTTTTTCCGGGCCAAGGGCCTGCCCAACGGCGGCCCCGATGGTGGCGACGGTGGCCGGGGCGGCCACATTATCCTGGAAGGCAGCACCCAACTCTGGACGCTGTTGCACCTGCAATACCAGAAGCACCTAATTGCCCAGGCCGGCGAAAACGGCGGCGAAAACCTGCGTTCCGGCAAGCAGGGTGAAGATATCATCATTCAGGTGCCCCTGGGCACGGTAGCCCGCGACGCTGAAACCGGCGAGAAAAAGCTGGAAATTACGGAGGAGGGCCAGCGCCTGATCCTGACGCCCGGCGGCCGGGGCGGCCTCGGCAACGACCACTTCAAATCGGCCACCAACCAGGCCCCGCAGTACGCCCAGCCCGGCGAGCCGGGTATTGACGAGTGGGTGATTCTGGAACTGAAGCTGCTGGCCGATGTAGGCCTGGTGGGCTTCCCGAACGCGGGCAAAAGCACGCTGCTGTCGGTGGTATCGGCCGCCAAACCCAAAATTGCCGACTACGCCTTCACCACCCTCACGCCTAACCTGGGCGTAGTGGCCTACCGCGACTACAAATCCTTCGTGATGGCCGATATTCCGGGTATTATTGAGGGCGCGGCCGAGGGTAAAGGGCTAGGTACCCGCTTCCTGCGCCACATCGAGCGGAACTCTATCCTGCTGTTTATGATCAGCTGCGACTCGCCCGACATCAACGCCGAGTACGGCGTGCTGCTCAACGAGTTGGAACAGTTCAACCCCGAGCTACTGGAGAAGCGCCGCCTACTGGCCGTTACCAAGTCCGACATGCTGGATGAGGAGCTGGAAGACGAAATCCGGGCATCGTTGCCCACGGACCTGCCGACGGTGTTCATTTCCAGCCTTGCCAACAAGAACATCCAGAAGCTGAAGGACTTGATCTGGGAGGCGCTGCACACGCAGGGGTAA
- a CDS encoding HesB/IscA family protein, with protein sequence MATAVSTKLAPISLTSRALDEVRNILVEKNVPGEYGLRVGVQGGGCSGMSYLLGFDKPKDQDETFDLDGVLLIMDKKHAMYVLGMEVDFQDGLNARGFVFNNPQAKSTCGCGSSFSS encoded by the coding sequence ATGGCAACGGCCGTCTCCACGAAACTTGCTCCCATCAGCCTCACTTCCCGCGCGCTGGACGAGGTACGGAATATTCTGGTTGAGAAAAACGTCCCCGGCGAATACGGCCTGCGCGTTGGCGTGCAGGGCGGCGGCTGCTCGGGCATGAGCTACCTGCTGGGTTTCGACAAGCCCAAAGATCAGGACGAAACCTTCGATCTGGATGGCGTACTGCTCATCATGGATAAGAAACACGCCATGTACGTGCTGGGCATGGAAGTTGACTTCCAGGACGGCCTCAACGCCCGGGGCTTCGTTTTCAACAACCCCCAGGCGAAAAGCACCTGTGGCTGCGGCTCGTCATTCTCGTCGTAA
- a CDS encoding RNA polymerase sigma factor, with amino-acid sequence MPAASPDFLRLLNEHQPLLRRVARLYCADADDRQDLYQEIVLQLWRAWPQYRPGVAKVSTWLYRVALNVAITDLRRRTRAPTPARFGGVGVPDLPAPPPDGPDADDLAQLYRAIERLSQVEKAFVLLYLEERTYEEMADILGITQNNVRVKMHRVQDKLRQLLPLVA; translated from the coding sequence ATGCCCGCCGCGTCCCCGGATTTTCTGCGCCTGTTGAACGAGCACCAGCCTTTACTGCGCCGGGTAGCGCGCCTGTACTGCGCCGATGCTGACGACCGGCAGGACCTATACCAGGAGATTGTGCTGCAGTTGTGGCGGGCGTGGCCGCAGTATCGGCCGGGCGTGGCTAAAGTCAGTACCTGGCTGTACCGGGTGGCTTTGAACGTGGCAATTACTGATCTGCGCCGCCGCACCCGCGCTCCCACGCCAGCCCGCTTCGGCGGGGTAGGGGTGCCCGATCTGCCCGCCCCGCCACCCGATGGCCCCGATGCCGACGATCTGGCCCAACTCTACCGCGCCATCGAGCGGCTTTCCCAGGTGGAAAAGGCCTTCGTGCTGCTGTACTTGGAGGAGCGCACCTACGAGGAAATGGCTGATATCCTCGGCATCACCCAGAACAATGTGCGCGTGAAAATGCACCGCGTGCAGGATAAACTCCGCCAACTTCTTCCCCTCGTTGCCTGA
- a CDS encoding GNAT family N-acetyltransferase, whose protein sequence is MLYRVAHPADIPALTEVRFAVRENVLRNRALVTAADYLDYLTRRGQGWVAEDAGRIAGFAIADAQDHSIWALFVHPYFDRQGIGKTLHQLLLTWYFTQTDHSIWLSTAPGTRAEEFYRRQGWQETGRTSSGEVRFELTKQQWIQ, encoded by the coding sequence ATGCTCTACCGCGTTGCCCATCCAGCCGATATTCCCGCCCTGACGGAAGTCCGCTTCGCCGTGCGCGAAAACGTATTGCGCAACCGCGCCCTCGTCACGGCGGCCGATTACCTGGACTATCTCACGCGCCGCGGCCAGGGCTGGGTAGCCGAAGATGCGGGCCGCATTGCGGGCTTTGCCATTGCTGATGCGCAGGACCACAGTATCTGGGCCCTGTTCGTGCATCCCTACTTTGACCGGCAGGGAATCGGTAAAACGCTGCATCAGCTTCTGCTGACGTGGTACTTTACCCAAACCGACCATTCCATCTGGCTCAGTACCGCGCCCGGCACCCGCGCCGAAGAGTTTTACCGCCGCCAGGGCTGGCAGGAAACCGGCCGTACCAGCAGCGGAGAAGTACGGTTTGAGCTGACGAAGCAGCAGTGGATACAGTAA